In Ipomoea triloba cultivar NCNSP0323 chromosome 15, ASM357664v1, one genomic interval encodes:
- the LOC116005499 gene encoding glucosamine 6-phosphate N-acetyltransferase-like has product MQDLNNGGGAEVYQIRKLELSDKDKGFIELLKQLTVCDSVSDKDFQGRFEELARLGDDHLICVIEDSRSGKIVATGSVFIERKFIRNCGKVGHIEDVVVDSMARGSQLGKRVVEFLTNHASSMGCYKVILDCSEDNIAFYEKCGFKKKEVQMVKYFT; this is encoded by the coding sequence ATGCAAGATCTTAATAATGGCGGCGGGGCTGAAGTTTACCAGATCAGAAAACTAGAGCTTTCCGACAAAGACAAGGGCTTCATCGAACTGCTGAAGCAATTAACCGTGTGCGATTCTGTGAGCGACAAAGATTTCCAGGGCCGGTTCGAGGAGCTCGCGAGATTGGGCGACGACCATCTGATATGCGTGATCGAGGATTCCCGGTCGGGGAAGATCGTCGCAACCGGGAGCGTGTTCATAGAGAGGAAATTCATCAGAAATTGTGGGAAAGTAGGGCACATTGAGGATGTGGTGGTTGATTCCATGGCTCGTGGATCGCAACTAGGGAAGAGAGTCGTTGAGTTTCTCACAAATCATGCTTCTTCCATGGGGTGTTATAAGGTCATTCTTGACTGCTCTGAAGATAATATCGCTTTCTATGAGAAATGTGGATTCAAGAAGAAAGAAGTTCAGATGGTGAAGTACTTCACCTGA
- the LOC116007336 gene encoding uncharacterized protein LOC116007336, whose amino-acid sequence MDTIVQAALEEICSRGAAGLPLRELWSELQPAFSSHGFTLSPKFKQLLWTNLLDIPDLQFKSNRGAYGPRDDCIRSVVDSERLNLTIVAPEHLLDSFVGIYDVEASDAKVSAQQRRVLELLAIARGNGITQSELTRALGVRGNDIFYILKKLESRGMITRQSTVVRTKEASNEEESKNASVVTTNMVHLYRYAKHLGSHQRLEITKGNKSFMCIDNTNGNAASVDCFSEESTKEDVHIRDFLPALKAICYKLEKAEGKVLVVSDIKRDLGYKGSAGHKSWRNVCHRLKEARVVEEFMAKVDGKVSEKEVSCLRLLKEFSPKHFEPKSRARECDDFDTEQPTKLARRGQITDQLVDLPIEHQAYDMVDAEGSRGLTITEVSRRLGINNKRYYTRLLNGFSRLGMHMQAERPNRGVVYRVWTSRFCLGEASNKTLMDPEEVLKGNAESNSHVMGVEAEDLNPSVSNGCFKDAGKIDITEVEHEGPNNVILDGEGSTTLLSLSKPQNSDPDTSYTVPDAELQIVSTKPLDVVPYETLPLAGLTPSGRRPCRKYPRLTLVAGIAQREQRILKMLQEEKFLIKPDLHRRLESLQSGMMDRKTLERCLNKLQQEGHCKCIHVSVPVVTNCGRSRTTEVVLHPSVSISPEVLGQIHEKMRSFEIQIRSQSRLKKGQSIPKLNDIQRIPKDVKLDGPAEQLEVMRANGYVIAKMVRAKLLHIHLWGYISSSPGCDDILSSCKHGYDLKNPHSTCKLIDIKAAIKAMPLELFLQIVGSTEKFEDMIEKCRNGLCLFDLPPPEYRCLMDMRATGRFSWLIDILRRLKLIRLVSGEKTDVTDTSQTTLIYSLELKPYIEEPVSISTSSSGFFSYDLRPQIRHDFVLSSRRAVDEYWKTLEYCYAATNPKAALHAFPGSAAHEVFLSRSWASVRVMTADQRAKLLKRVFSGCSNRKLSYKDCAKIAKDLNLTMEQVLRVYYDNKRKRHLDRSQGFSEQGESRSLKSTQTSSSRKRRRSPGAKSSECGIDGADFGENQRLLPEMLDVDRDQLNEAQDSSLASMNNSCDLGMDQSGDRFGATEELESNEQNDDDDCFIHKCALSKLKATIKKKFSWTESADRQLVIEYVKCRAALGANFHRVGWASLPNLPAPPDACKRRMALLNSNPEFRKAVMRLSNVLSERYAKYLQKFQDQSSNHAGGKMKFREYALAQRCSRDTLDRSKHTTELVFDEQWDNFDDDSVKAALDDALQLKKKAKLEASKEVEPLDDKCTDVDIDSEELFPHGQDTENHSRRSKVAGRKSCSNRIAQKFVKPLNGPIRVSKRAHESVAIANALELFKLIFLNSSKSPMMPSLLAETLRRYSEHDLFSAFNYLREKKIMIGGSANSPFVLSHNFLHCISSSPFPINTGKRAAKFVSLLCESKKDLMAGGFTLPADLQCGDVFHICALIASGELSITPCLPDEGVGEAEDSRASKRKSNSSELFDEERSKKLRAALACDSEIISRRAKGFPGISLCLRQAEISKLEALESFKEVNSAFTLFSEEHQIGMASGVKVDAISSKSDECNHKEGILDCETPHHSLVLSTESPWEAMKSYAEHVWTSGYGLVENNVFHSELFRAVYSAIQKAGDQGLSMKEISMTANLQGEKMTETLVGVLEAFGRVLKVNAYDSIHVVDSLYRSKYFLTTPTANMPTSGNSKEAIDDKLFTDNMDNHENDVASQKETRVNYSDVHRVTILNRHEEVAEPLNETETVNNAEGVLHLEVITPTKNHSDTILEGHSIGFQTHRTIFPWINGDGSINEPVYKGLVRRVLGVLMQNPGMLEDNIISRMHVLNPQSCRSLLKTMILDNHIMVRKMAQKTPAPPAILGGLLGSQFKKSKLILREHFFANPTSTTLL is encoded by the exons ATGGATACAATCGTTCAAGCAGCTCTGGAAGAGATATGTTCACGTGGAGCTGCCGGCCTTCCTCTCCGTGAGCTCTGGTCGGAGCTCCAGCCTGCATTCTCGAGCCACGGATTCACTCTGAGCCCTAAATTCAAGCAGCTATTATGGACCAACCTCCTTGACATTCCGGACCTCCAATTCAAATCGAATCGCGGCGCATACGGCCCGCGCGACGATTGCATTCGCTCGGTGGTAGACTCCGAACGGCTGAATTTGACAATCGTCGCACCCGAGCATCTCCTTGATAGCTTCGTCGGGATATATGATGTTGAGGCCTCCGATGCAAAAGTCAGTGCGCAGCAGCGCCGTGTTCTCGAGCTCCTCGCCATTGCCAG GGGAAATGGAATTACACAAAGTGAGCTTACCAGAGCACTTGGTGTTAGAGGGAATGACATTTTCTACATATTGAAGAAACTAGAAAGCCGTGGAATGATTACAAGGCAGTCGACAGTTGTTAGGACAAAAGAAGCATCCAATGAAGAGGAGTCAAAAAATGCTTCTGTTGTTACCACCAATATGGTCCACTTGTATCGATATGCAAAGCATTTGGGTTCTCACCAAAGGCTTGAAATCACCAAGGGCAATAAGTCTTTTATGTGTATTGACAATACCAATGGTAATGCGGCAAGTGTTGACTGTTTTTCTGAAGAATCCACTAAAGAGGATGTGCACATAAGAGATTTTCTGCCGGCACTAAAAGCTATCTGTTATAAGCTTGAAAAAGCTGAGGGGAAG GTACTGGTTGTCTCAGACATTAAGCGGGATCTTGGTTACAAAGGATCAGCTGGGCATAAATCATGGAGAAAT GTCTGCCACAGGTTGAAAGAGGCCCGTGTAGTGGAGGAGTTTATGGCTAAAGTGGATGGTAAAGTAAGTGAGAAG GAGGTCAGTTGCTTGCGCCTGTTGAAGGAGTTTTCACCAAAGCATTTTGAGCCAAAATCTCGAGCACGTGAATGTGATGATTTCGACACAGAACAGCCAACAAAATTGGCAAGGAGAGGTCAAATTACAGACCAGCTTGTAGATCTCCCAATTGAGCATCAGGCATATGATATGGTTGATGCTGAGGGATCAAGAGGGTTGACAATCACTGAA GTATCCAGAAGGCTTGGAATAAACAATAAGCGGTACTATACAAGACTCCTTAATGGATTTTCTAGACTTGGAATGCATATGCAGGCTGAACGTCCTAATAGAGGAGTGGTCTACCGGGTCTGGACATCTAGATTCTGCCTTGGTGAAGCATCAAATAAAACTCTGATGGACCCAGAAGAAGTCTTGAAGGGAAATGCTGAAAGTAATTCACATGTAATGGGTGTGGAGGCTGAAGATCTAAACCCCTCAGTTTCCAATGGTTGTTTTAAAGATGCCGGTAAAATTGACATCACAGAAGTTGAACATGAAGGTCCTAATAATGTGATACTGGATGGGGAGGGTAGCACAACTTTGCTCTCTTTGAGTAAACCCCAAAACTCAGACCCCGATACTAGTTATACAGTTCCTGATGCAGAACTACAGATAGTGAGCACAAAACCACTCGACGTTGTTCCATATGAAACATTGCCTCTTGCTGGGTTGACACCTTCCGGACGCCGACCATGTCGTAAGTATCCTCGCCTTACATTGGTTGCGGGCATTGCGCAGAGGGAACAACGGATACTTAAGATGTTGCAG GAGGAGAAGTTCCTTATAAAGCCTGACCTACATAGGCGGCTTGAGAGTCTTCAGAGTGGCATGATGGACAGGAAAACCTTAGAGCGGTGTCTGAACAAGCTTCAGCAAGAAGGACATTGCAAATGCATTCATGTTAGTGTCCCTGTTGTCACAAACTGTGGCCGCAGCCGTACAACAGAGGTGGTCTTGCACCCATCAGTTAGCATTTCTCCTGAAGTACTGGGTCAGATTCATGAAAAAATGAGATCTTTTGAAATACAAATCCGCAGTCAATCTCGATTGAAAAAGGGGCAATCAATTCCTAAACTTAATGATATTCAGAGAATCCCAAAAGATGTAAAGTTGGACGGCCCAGCTGAGCAGTTGGAAGTGATGCGTGCTAATGGATATGTGATTGCAAAGATGGTTCGAGCAAAGCTTCTTCACATTCACTTGTGGGGTTACATCAGTAGTTCACCTGGTTGTGATGATATTTTGTCATCTTGTAAGCATGGATATGACTTGAAAAATCCACACAGTACTTGTAAATTGATTGATATAAAAGCAGCTATCAAGGCAATGCCACTTGAGTTGTTTTTACAAATTGTGGGATCCACTGAGAAATTTGAGGACATGATAGAGAAATGTAGGAATGGTTTGTGCCTGTTTGATCTTCCTCCGCCGGAGTACAGGTGCCTGATGGATATGCGAGCAACAGGACGGTTCTCTTGGCTAATTGACATTTTACGACGTTTAAAG TTAATTCGCCTTGTTAGTGGTGAAAAAACAGATGTAACTGACACCTCTCAAACTACGCTTATTTATTCATTGGAGCTTAAACCTTACATTGAGGAACCTGTCTCCATCTCCACATCATCTTCTGGTTTCTTTTCGTATGATCTTCGCCCTCAAATTAGACATGACTTTGTCCTTTCAAGTAGAAGAGCTGTTGATGAATACTGGAAAACCTTAGAGTATTGTTATGCTGCTACCAATCCGAAAGCTGCTTTACATGCATTTCCTGGATCTGCAGCTCATGAG GTTTTCCTTTCTAGATCATGGGCTTCAGTCAGGGTAATGACAGCTGACCAGCGTGCTAAGCTTCTTAAGCGTGTTTTCAGTGGTTGCTCAAATAGAAAACTCTCATACAAGGACTGTGCAAAGATTGCGAAGGATCTGAATTTGACAATGGAGCAG GTGCTTCGCGTTTATTACGATAATAAAAGGAAGCGCCATCTTGATAGATCTCAGGGGTTTTCAGAGCAGGGAGAGAGTCGATCCTTGAAGAGTACACAAACATCATCttcaaggaaaagaagaagatcaCCAGGAGCAAAATCCTCAGAGTGTGGAATTGATGGTGCTGATTTTGGAGAGAATCAGAGACTACTTCCCGAAATGCTTGATGTTGACAGAGACCAGTTAAATGAGGCTCAAGATTCTTCCCTGGCATCAATGAATAACAGCTGTGATTTGGGGATGGATCAGAGTGGTGATCGTTTTGGAGCTACTGAAGAGCTAGAGTCAAATGAacagaatgatgatgatgattgttTCATTCACAAGTGTGCTTTATCAAAGCTGAAGGCAACAATCAAGAAGAAGTTTTCTTGGACTGAAAGTGCAGATAG gcaattggtgattgaatacgTCAAATGTAGAGCAGCTCTTGGAGCAAACTTTCACCGTGTAGGCTGGGCCTCCCTTCCAAATCTTCCAGCACCACCAGATGCTTGCAAAAGGAGAATGGCATTATTAAATAGCAATCCAGAATTTAGAAAAGCTGTAATGAGACTCTCTAATGTGCTTAGTGAGCGTTATGCGAAGTACCTTCAGAAATTTCAGGATCAATCATCAAATCACGCTGGTGGCAAGATGAAGTTTCGTGAATATGCATTGGCACAAAGGTGTAGTAGGGATACTCTTGATAGGTCCAAACATACCACAGAATTAGTCTTTGATGAGCAGTGGGATAACTTTGATGATGACAGTGTAAAGGCAGCTCTTGATGATGCTCTACAGCTCAAAAAGAAAGCTAAATTGGAAGCGTCAAAAGAAGTTGAACCTCTTGATGATAAGTGCACAGATGTGGATATCGATTCTGAAGAACTA TTTCCTCATGGCCAAGATACTGAGAATCATTCTCGTAGGAGTAAAGTTGCTGGCCGGAAATCATGCTCCAATCGAATTGCTCAAAAGTTTGTTAAGCCTTTAAATGGCCCAATCAGAGTCAGTAAACGGGCACATGAATCAGTTGCAATTGCTAATGCTCTAgagctctttaagctcatcttccTCAACAGTTCTAAATCACCAATGATGCCAAGTCTACTAGCTGAAACTTTAAGGCGTTACTCTGAGCATGATCTATTTTCAGCATTCAACTATctcagagagaagaaaattatg ATTGGTGGTAGTGCCAATAGTCCTTTTGTACTTTCTCATAACTTCTTGCATTGCATCTCTTCGTCTCCATTTCCAATCAACACTGGAAAAAGAGCTGCTAAATTTGTTAGCTTGCTCTGTGAAAGTAAAAAGGACCTGATGGCAGGGGGATTCACTCTTCCAGCAGATTTGCAGTGTGGCGATGTTTTCCATATCTGTGCTTTGATTGCTTCAGGAGAACTGTCAATTACTCCTTGCCTGCCAGATGAAGGTGTTGGAGAGGCCGAGGACTCTAGGGCTTCTAAAAGAAAATCCAATAGTAGTGAGCTTTTTGATGAGGAGAGGTCTAAGAAATTGAGAGCTGCATTGGCTTGTGATAGTGAGATTATTTCCCGTAGAGCAAAAGGTTTTCCAGGCATCAGCTTATGTTTGAGACAGGCAGAAATATCAAAACTTGAAGCTTTGGAATCATTTAAAGAGGTTAATAGTGCTTTCACCCTGTTCTCCGAAGAGCACCAAATTGGTATGGCTTCAGGTGTAAAAGTTGATGCTATCTCATCCAAATCTGATGAATGTAACCACAAAGAGGGAATTCTTGATTGCGAGACTCCTCACCATTCTCTAGTTCTTTCCACCGAGTCACCGTGGGAGGCCATGAAAAGTTATGCAGAACATGTTTGGACCTCTGGTTATGGATTAGTTGAAAATAATGTGTTTCATTCTGAGTTGTTTAGGGCTGTTTACTCAGCCATTCAGAAGGCTGGTGACCAAGGTTTGAGCATGAAAGAAATCTCAATGACTGCGAATTTGCAAG GAGAAAAGATGACAGAAACTCTTGTTGGGGTGCTTGAGGCATTTGGAAGAGTTTTGAAG GTCAATGCTTATGATTCAATTCATGTGGTTGATTCTTTATATCGATCCAAGTATTTTCTAACCACACCCACGGCAAATATGCCCACCTCTGGCAATTCCAAAGAGGCAATTGATGACAAGCTGTTCACAGATAACATGGACAATCATGAAAATGATGTTGCCTCACAAAAGGAAACAAGAGTAAATTATAGTGACGTGCACAGAGTCACTATTCTAAATCGTCATGAAGAGGTTGCAGAACCTTTGAATGAAACGGAAACAGTTAATAATGCTGAAGGAGTTTTGCATTTAGAAGTTATTACCCCAACCAAAAACCACAGTGATACAATATTGGAAGGCCATTCTATTGGTTTTCAAACACATAGGACAATATTTCCTTGGATAAATGGTGATGGATCGATCAATGAACCTGTTTACAAGGGACTTGTACGCCGTGTTCTTGGTGTTCTGATGCAAAATCCAGGGATGCTTGAG GACAACATTATAAGTCGGATGCATGTTCTGAATCCACAG AGCTGCAGAAGTCTGTTGAAGACGATGATTTTGGATAACCACATCATGGTGCGCAAGATGGCTCAGAAAACACCAGCACCCCCAGCCATTCTCGGTGGCCTTCTCGGGAGCCAGTTCAAGAAGTCGAAGCTAATTTTGCGCGAGCATTTCTTTGCAAACCCGACTAGCACCACCCTCTTGTAA
- the LOC116005498 gene encoding putative pentatricopeptide repeat-containing protein At3g08820 yields the protein MNAVVPKSLQEIKAALFQGFESFNHLKHIHARLLRSGLHQNNYLLNQLLKLTLNTFHNPSYANLLFTQTQHPNIFLWNTVIRGFITNDCFDQAIGVFNSMREMGGCLPNQFTFPFLLKSCARLSDYEQGVKAHSLVVKLGFDYDVFVNTGLVCFYAKCGLLEDAHKVFDDLSERNVVSWTAIMSAYIEFGRFREAVDLFHRSLGMGLVPDSFILVRVLSACGHLGDMGAGEWIHRYVAETGVGRNVFVSTSLVDMYSKCGNMEKARHVFDEMSEKDIVSWSAMIQGYAANGLPKEALNLFYGMQRENLSPDCYSMVGVLSACGRLGALNVGEWASSLMDRKEFHFNPVLGTALIDMYAKCGQMVLAWEVFKEMKVKDRVVWNSVMSGLAMHGHVRSAFACFGQLEKHGINPDANTFMALLCACTHAGLVNDGRQYFDSMTRLYFLNPDIQHYGCMVDLLGRAGRLEEAHSLIKGMAMEPNAIIWGALLGGCRLHRDTKLAEHVLKQLIELEPWNSGNYVLLSNIYSADHKWDDSEKIRSAMNERKIQKIPAYSWIEVDGKVHEFLVGDKYHPMSDKIHAKLSELNKKLREVGYVPKTEYVLFDIEEEEKEHFVGCHSEKLAVAFGLISTKPNDVIRVIKNLRICGDCHTAIKLISKITGREIIVRDTNRFHCFIDGSCSCRDYW from the coding sequence ATGAACGCCGTCGTTCCCAAATCCTTACAGGAGATCAAAGCGGCGCTCTTTCAAGGCTTCGAGTCCTTCAACCACCTCAAGCACATCCACGCTCGGCTTCTCCGTTCCGGCTTGCACCAAAACAACTATCTTCTCAACCAACTACTCAAACTTACTCTCAACACTTTCCACAACCCAAGCTACGCGAACCTCCTTTTCACCCAAACCCAACACCCCAACATCTTTCTATGGAACACTGTGATTCGGGGTTTCATAACCAACGATTGCTTTGATCAGGCTATTGGCGTTTTCAATTCGATGCGTGAAATGGGCGGCTGTTTGCCCAACCAGTTCACTTTCCCCTTTCTTCTGAAATCTTGCGCCAGGCTTTCGGATTATGAGCAAGGAGTTAAGGCCCACAGCCTTGTAGTGAAGCTGGGGTTTGATTATGATGTGTTTGTGAATACCGGATTGGTTTGTTTCTACGCGAAATGCGGACTTTTAGAGGACGCccacaaggtgttcgatgatcTATCTGAAAGGAATGTGGTTTCCTGGACTGCGATAATGAGTGCGTATATTGAGTTTGGGAGGTTCAGGGAAGCAGTTGATTTGTTTCATAGGTCGTTGGGGATGGGTTTGGTGCCTGACAGTTTCATCCTTGTTCGGGTATTGTCTGCGTGTGGTCATTTGGGGGATATGGGTGCTGGTGAGTGGATACATAGGTATGTGGCTGAGACTGGAGTAGGAAGGAATGTGTTTGTGAGTACATCTTTGGTAGACATGTACTCAAAATGTGGGAACATGGAGAAAGCTCGCCATGTGTTTGATGAGATGTCTGAGAAAGATATTGTTTCGTGGAGTGCTATGATTCAGGGATACGCAGCAAATGGGCTTCCCAAGGAGGCATTGAATCTATTTTACGGAATGCAAAGAGAGAACCTTTCTCCAGATTGTTATTCAATGGTTGGTGTACTTTCAGCATGTGGGAGATTGGGAGCTTTAAATGTGGGTGAGTGGGCTAGTAGCCTGATGGACAGGAAAGAATTTCACTTCAATCCTGTTTTAGGCACTGCACTCATTGATATGTATGCAAAATGTGGGCAAATGGTTTTGGCTTGGGAGGTGTTTAAAGAAATGAAGGTGAAAGATCGTGTTGTTTGGAACTCTGTCATGTCCGGCCTTGCTATGCACGGTCACGTTAGATCTGCATTTGCGTGCTTTGGCCAATTAGAGAAACATGGGATTAATCCCGATGCGAACACCTTCATGGCTCTCCTTTGTGCTTGTACTCATGCTGGTCTTGTTAACGATGGGCGCCAATATTTTGACAGCATGACTCGCTTGTATTTCTTGAATCCGGACATTCAGCACTATGGATGCATGGTCGATCTCCTTGGTCGCGCTGGCAGGTTAGAGGAAGCTCATTCGTTGATAAAAGGTATGGCGATGGAGCCTAATGCCATTATTTGGGGGGCTCTATTAGGTGGATGTCGTTTACATCGTGACACCAAGTTAGCTGAACATGTATTAAAGCAGTTGATTGAGTTAGAACCTTGGAATTCAGGAAACTATGTTCTTCTGTCAAATATTTACTCTGCTGATCATAAATGGGATGATTCAGAGAAGATCAGATCAGCTATGAATGAAAGAAAAATTCAGAAGATACCTGCATATAGTTGGATAGAAGTTGATGGAAAAGTTCATGAGTTTCTTGTGGGAGATAAATATCATCCAATGTCAGATAAGATCCATGCTAAACTCAGTGAATTGAACAAAAAGTTAAGGGAAGTAGGGTATGTTCCAAAAACAGAATATGTGCTCTTTGACATTGAAGAGGAGGAAAAGGAGCATTTTGTGGGCTGCCATAGTGAGAAGCTAGCAGTTGCATTTGGTTTAATCAGCACTAAACCGAATGATGTGATCCGAGTAATTAAAAATCTTCGCATTTGTGGCGATTGCCATACCGCCATCAAGCTCATCTCAAAGATCACGGGTAGGGAAATTATTGTGCGAGATACTAACCGTTTCCATTGTTTTATTGATGGGTCATGTTCATGTAGAGATTATTGGTAA
- the LOC116007698 gene encoding 60S ribosomal protein L10a, with protein sequence MSKLQSDALREAISQIKGDSAEKNRKFTETIELQIGLKNYDPQKDKRFSGSVKLPHIPRPKMKVCMLGDAQHVEEAEKIGMEYMDVEGLKKLNKNKKLVKKLAKKYHAFLASEAVIKQIPRLLGPGLNKAGKFPTLVTHQESLETKVNETKATVKFQLKKVLCMGVAVGNVSMEEKQIFQNVQMSVNFLVSLLKKNWQNVRCLYLKTTMGKPVRVF encoded by the exons ATGAG TAAGTTACAAAGTGACGCCTTGAGGGAAGCGATCTCCCAAATAAAGGGGGATTCCGCTGAGAAGAATCGCAAATTCACAGAGACAATTGAGCTCCAAATTGGGTTAAAGAACTATGATCCTCAAAAGGACAAGCGTTTCAGTGGTTCTGTTAAGCTGCCACACATTCCCCGCCCTAAGATGAAAGTGTGCATGCTTGGTGATGCTCAGCACGTGGAAGAG GCTGAGAAAATTGGCATGGAATATATGGATGTTGAAGGGTTGAAGAAACtcaacaaaaacaagaaacttGTGAAGAAGCTAGCAAAGAAGTACCATGCCTTCTTAGCTTCTGAAGCTGTTATTAAACAGATCCCTCGTCTTTTGGGTCCCGGTCTTAACAAGGCAG GTAAGTTTCCGACATTGGTTACACATCAGGAGTCCTTGGAGACAAAGGTCAACGAAACAAAAGCCACAGTAAAATTTCAGCTCAAGAAGGTGCTCTGTATGGGCGTTGCTGTTGGAAACGTCTCCATGGAGGAGAAGCAGATCTTTCAAAACGTCCAAATGAGCGTCAACTTTCTCGTCTCACTCCTCAAGAAGAACTGGCAAAAC GTGAGGTGCTTGTATTTGAAGACAACCATGGGGAAGCCGGTTCGCGTCTTTTAA